A genomic window from Desulfobotulus mexicanus includes:
- the pstB gene encoding phosphate ABC transporter ATP-binding protein PstB produces the protein MEKKWKMQAKGLNFYYGNFQALYDIDLGFRERDVTALIGPSGCGKSTFLRCLNRMNDLIPISRVKGEVLLDDNNIYAPSVDVVRLRRKIGMVFQKPNPFPKTIFENVAYGLRVNGVRDKNIIAGQVEKSLRQAALWEEVKDRLHESALGMSGGQQQRLCIARALAVEPEVLLMDEPASALDPLATQKIEELIHELKRFYSIIIVTHNMQQAARVSDTTAFFYMGRIIEVDETDTIFTNPKNKQTEEYITGRFG, from the coding sequence ATGGAAAAAAAATGGAAAATGCAGGCAAAGGGGCTGAATTTTTATTACGGTAATTTTCAGGCACTTTACGATATTGATCTTGGCTTTCGGGAGAGGGATGTAACGGCACTGATAGGTCCTTCGGGTTGTGGTAAAAGTACCTTTTTGCGCTGTCTGAACCGGATGAATGATCTGATTCCCATCAGTCGGGTAAAGGGAGAAGTTCTTCTGGATGACAATAATATTTATGCTCCTTCCGTGGACGTGGTTCGCCTCCGAAGGAAAATTGGCATGGTATTCCAGAAGCCTAATCCTTTTCCAAAGACGATTTTTGAGAATGTGGCCTACGGACTTCGGGTGAACGGCGTGCGGGATAAAAATATCATTGCAGGGCAGGTGGAAAAAAGCCTGCGGCAGGCGGCACTCTGGGAAGAAGTGAAGGACAGGCTGCATGAATCCGCTCTGGGCATGAGTGGTGGTCAGCAGCAGCGTCTTTGCATTGCAAGGGCCCTTGCCGTGGAACCGGAGGTGCTGCTCATGGATGAACCTGCCTCTGCCCTTGATCCTCTGGCCACCCAGAAGATTGAGGAGCTGATCCATGAGCTAAAGCGCTTTTATTCCATCATCATCGTCACCCATAATATGCAGCAGGCGGCCCGGGTGTCCGATACAACGGCTTTTTTTTATATGGGTCGTATTATAGAAGTGGATGAGACCGATACTATTTTCACAAATCCCAAAAACAAACAGACAGAAGAATACATAACGGGCCGTTTCGGCTGA
- a CDS encoding sensor histidine kinase: MIKKRSLLWQLYPSYFLIILVGLVAVSLYAAGTMKQFFMENTQKELVSRTLILKPKIISLIKVGDFLEVQRICKETGSASDTRFTVVLPSGVVVGDTDENPMEMENHRDRVEIARAASGLTGVVSRYSETVSQPMMYVAIPLESSGHLLAVLRAAVPLTAIDEAILVLQKRIFLCGFLVLIFAAGFSWFLSRKISAPLIILREGAHRFASGDLSHRLFVPDIQEMAALSEAMNRMAEDLDQRIRMVVRQRNELEAVLSSMVEGVIALDTEGSLLRMNQAAARMFDVDAALYQGRNVHEIVRNLEALRFVDKALAAESAVEADMDLYQYGKKLVHAHSSPLKDADDQRMGTLFVIQDVTQLRRLEHMRKDFVANVSHELKTPLTAIKGFVETLREDGGTDPEEAKRFMHIIDRNVNRLILLVDDLLKLSAIEQEAENEDLLLEEKNLKEVLLAAVQLCMPRMEEKGIEVVVDCPERLKVKMDSHLMEHAFVNLLDNALKYSSDHSRVDIHAGQEDDFISIAFADSGPGIPEEHLPRLFERFYRVDKARTRKLGGTGLGLAIVKHVMNAHGGRVEVRSRPGEGSVFTLFLPM, encoded by the coding sequence ATGATAAAAAAAAGATCGCTTTTATGGCAGCTCTACCCATCTTATTTTCTGATCATTCTTGTGGGACTTGTGGCGGTCAGTCTTTATGCAGCAGGCACCATGAAACAGTTTTTCATGGAAAATACCCAAAAAGAGCTTGTTTCAAGGACTCTGATCCTTAAGCCAAAGATTATTTCCCTTATAAAAGTGGGTGATTTTTTGGAAGTTCAGCGCATATGCAAAGAAACAGGATCAGCCTCAGATACCCGTTTCACCGTGGTTCTTCCTTCGGGAGTTGTGGTGGGAGACACGGATGAAAATCCCATGGAAATGGAGAATCACAGGGACAGGGTGGAGATTGCCAGAGCTGCTTCAGGTCTTACGGGCGTGGTTTCAAGGTATTCTGAAACGGTGAGTCAGCCCATGATGTATGTGGCCATTCCCCTGGAGAGTTCAGGGCACCTGCTGGCTGTTTTAAGGGCTGCTGTGCCGCTTACAGCCATTGATGAGGCTATTCTTGTCCTGCAGAAACGGATTTTTCTCTGTGGTTTTCTGGTTCTTATCTTTGCAGCCGGATTTTCATGGTTTCTGTCCAGAAAAATTTCAGCACCTTTGATTATTTTGCGTGAGGGTGCCCATCGTTTTGCTTCCGGGGATCTTTCCCACAGGCTTTTTGTTCCCGATATTCAGGAGATGGCTGCCCTTTCGGAAGCTATGAACCGGATGGCAGAAGATCTGGATCAGCGTATCCGTATGGTGGTCCGCCAGCGTAACGAGCTGGAAGCCGTCCTTTCCAGTATGGTGGAAGGGGTGATTGCCCTGGATACTGAAGGATCGCTTTTACGTATGAATCAGGCCGCAGCCCGGATGTTTGATGTGGATGCTGCGCTTTATCAGGGCAGAAACGTCCATGAAATTGTAAGGAATCTGGAGGCTCTTCGTTTTGTGGATAAAGCCCTTGCTGCAGAGAGTGCCGTTGAAGCGGACATGGATCTTTATCAGTACGGTAAAAAGCTTGTCCATGCCCACAGTTCTCCTTTGAAGGATGCGGATGATCAGCGCATGGGAACCCTTTTTGTCATTCAGGATGTTACCCAGCTGCGGAGGCTGGAGCATATGAGAAAGGATTTTGTGGCCAATGTTTCCCATGAGCTGAAAACACCCCTTACGGCCATCAAGGGTTTTGTGGAAACCTTAAGGGAGGATGGCGGCACCGATCCCGAAGAAGCAAAGCGCTTCATGCATATTATAGACAGAAATGTGAACCGTCTGATTCTTCTTGTGGATGATCTTCTTAAATTATCTGCCATTGAGCAGGAAGCGGAAAATGAGGACCTCCTGCTGGAAGAAAAAAATCTTAAAGAAGTTCTATTGGCAGCTGTTCAGCTCTGTATGCCAAGGATGGAGGAAAAGGGTATTGAGGTGGTGGTGGACTGTCCCGAAAGACTTAAGGTAAAAATGGATTCCCATCTTATGGAACATGCATTCGTAAATCTTCTGGATAATGCCCTGAAATATTCTTCCGATCATTCAAGGGTGGATATTCATGCCGGACAGGAGGATGATTTTATATCCATTGCCTTTGCAGACAGTGGTCCGGGTATTCCGGAAGAGCATCTGCCCCGGCTTTTTGAACGTTTTTACCGTGTTGACAAGGCCAGAACCCGTAAGCTTGGTGGTACCGGTCTGGGGCTTGCCATTGTAAAGCATGTTATGAATGCCCACGGTGGAAGGGTGGAGGTGCGCAGCCGCCCTGGGGAGGGAAGTGTTTTTACGCTTTTTCTGCCCATGTAG
- the bioB gene encoding biotin synthase BioB: MDPLKEAERVLSGKSITKDFFLWVLGADIADMAEILAGTDRIRRFFFKRGVRLCAICNGKSGRCSEDCSFCSQSVHARSDIEIYPLRTEEKLREEAAMASLFPLDRYSIVTSGRGMEGSELDTIIRAYESFPRESISYCASLGILPEAALKRLKNAGVTRYHHNLETAASLFPSICSTHSYEDRMETLAAAKRAGLEICCGGIFGLGERDEQILEFAETLKNLGVDAIPMNFLVPIAGTGTESYPLLSPLRCLKILAAFRFFMPETPLIVCGGRQQSFASLEALIFSAGATGLMTGNYLTTPGKAVERDLAMLGDGGWELVQGL, translated from the coding sequence TTGGATCCTCTGAAGGAAGCGGAAAGGGTTCTTTCCGGTAAAAGTATAACTAAGGATTTTTTTTTGTGGGTGCTTGGTGCGGACATTGCTGATATGGCAGAAATTCTTGCGGGTACGGATCGTATCCGCAGATTTTTTTTTAAAAGGGGAGTGCGGCTTTGTGCCATTTGCAACGGTAAATCCGGCAGATGTTCCGAAGATTGTTCCTTCTGCTCCCAGTCGGTTCATGCCCGCAGTGATATAGAGATATATCCCCTCCGGACAGAAGAAAAACTGCGGGAAGAGGCTGCCATGGCCTCGCTTTTTCCGCTGGACCGCTACAGCATTGTGACCAGCGGCAGGGGAATGGAAGGATCTGAGCTGGACACCATTATCCGGGCCTATGAATCCTTTCCCCGAGAAAGTATATCCTATTGTGCTTCCCTGGGTATTCTGCCGGAAGCTGCACTGAAGCGTCTTAAAAACGCAGGTGTGACCCGTTATCACCACAATCTTGAAACCGCTGCTTCCCTTTTTCCGTCCATATGCAGCACCCACAGCTATGAAGATCGTATGGAAACCCTGGCAGCGGCAAAAAGGGCAGGCCTTGAAATCTGCTGCGGTGGTATTTTCGGTCTGGGGGAAAGGGATGAACAGATCTTAGAGTTTGCAGAAACCCTGAAAAACCTTGGGGTTGATGCCATCCCCATGAATTTTCTGGTGCCCATTGCGGGAACGGGAACAGAGAGTTATCCTTTACTCAGCCCCCTGCGCTGCCTGAAGATACTGGCCGCTTTCCGTTTTTTTATGCCGGAGACACCATTGATTGTCTGCGGGGGCAGGCAGCAGAGCTTTGCTTCCCTGGAAGCCCTTATTTTTTCTGCCGGAGCTACGGGTCTTATGACGGGAAATTACCTCACCACACCTGGAAAGGCTGTGGAAAGGGATCTGGCCATGCTGGGGGATGGGGGCTGGGAGCTTGTGCAGGGCCTGTAA
- a CDS encoding response regulator, whose amino-acid sequence MAKEDILVVDDEEDILELIRYHLSREGYGVLLAGSGEEALRLVRDHSPDLMVLDLMLPGVDGLEVTRRIRRQPGDSSLPIVMLTAKGEEADVVTGLELGADDYVTKPFSPRILLARIRSVLRRRKLLGVEKPDEGEKALDAGGLLIHPGRHEVLAEGESLSLTWSEFQILHFLARRPGWVFTRTQIVDAIHGDDYPVTDRSVDVQIVGLRKKLGVHGKRIETVRGVGYRFRK is encoded by the coding sequence ATGGCAAAGGAAGATATTCTTGTGGTGGATGATGAGGAGGATATCCTTGAGCTCATCCGTTATCACCTGAGCCGTGAGGGTTATGGCGTGCTGCTGGCGGGTAGCGGCGAGGAAGCCCTGCGGCTGGTGCGGGATCATTCTCCGGATCTGATGGTGCTGGATCTTATGCTTCCCGGTGTGGATGGCCTTGAAGTGACCCGCCGCATACGCAGGCAGCCTGGAGATTCCAGTCTTCCCATTGTCATGCTCACGGCCAAGGGAGAAGAGGCCGATGTGGTGACGGGCCTTGAGCTGGGAGCAGATGATTATGTGACCAAGCCCTTCAGCCCCAGGATTCTTCTGGCGAGAATCCGTTCGGTTCTGAGGCGCAGAAAGCTGCTGGGGGTGGAAAAGCCCGATGAAGGGGAAAAAGCTCTGGATGCAGGGGGCCTTCTCATCCATCCGGGTCGCCATGAGGTGCTGGCCGAGGGTGAGTCTTTGTCTCTGACCTGGTCTGAGTTTCAGATTCTCCATTTTCTTGCCCGCCGTCCGGGCTGGGTGTTTACAAGGACACAGATTGTGGATGCCATCCATGGTGATGATTATCCTGTGACGGATCGCAGCGTGGATGTGCAGATTGTAGGTCTGCGTAAAAAACTGGGGGTCCATGGAAAACGAATAGAAACGGTACGGGGTGTTGGCTATCGTTTCAGGAAGTAA
- the panC gene encoding pantoate--beta-alanine ligase produces the protein METYTTPTGMQAQSLNWKRQGLRIGLVPTMGFLHEGHLSLMDIAAAHADLVVVSIFVNPTQFGPTEDLEAYPRNLERDLALCRERGVAAVFTPEPSDVYGQEYQSYVSLEKLPNHLCGLSRPVHFRGVATVVSKLFNIVLPDIAVFGEKDFQQLAVIRRLTEDLNFPVRIMGGPIVRESDGLAMSSRNAYLSSEERASALCLSEALKNTAAEVEKGERDVAVLKASAEKTIFSRPHTEIDYIAFCDPQTLEAVDLIDGPTLMALAVKVGSTRLIDNQVLRVGLA, from the coding sequence TTGGAAACTTATACGACCCCAACAGGCATGCAGGCACAGTCGTTGAACTGGAAAAGGCAGGGCCTTCGTATCGGCCTTGTACCCACCATGGGTTTTCTGCATGAGGGGCATCTGTCCCTGATGGACATTGCCGCTGCCCATGCCGACCTTGTGGTGGTGAGTATCTTTGTAAATCCCACCCAGTTCGGTCCGACGGAAGATCTGGAGGCCTATCCCAGAAATCTTGAGAGGGATCTGGCCCTTTGCAGGGAGCGGGGCGTGGCCGCTGTATTTACACCGGAGCCTTCCGATGTTTATGGACAGGAATACCAGAGTTATGTGAGTCTTGAAAAACTTCCCAATCATCTTTGTGGCCTGTCCCGGCCTGTTCATTTCCGAGGGGTTGCAACGGTGGTGAGCAAGCTTTTCAATATTGTTCTTCCGGATATTGCGGTTTTCGGGGAAAAGGATTTTCAGCAGCTGGCTGTAATCCGTAGGCTGACAGAGGATCTGAATTTTCCCGTACGCATCATGGGTGGGCCCATTGTCCGTGAGTCCGACGGGCTGGCCATGAGTTCAAGAAATGCCTACCTTTCTTCCGAAGAACGGGCGTCGGCCCTCTGTCTTTCCGAGGCTTTGAAGAATACGGCGGCTGAGGTGGAAAAAGGAGAAAGGGATGTAGCCGTGCTGAAGGCATCAGCGGAAAAGACCATTTTTTCCCGGCCCCATACGGAAATAGATTATATTGCCTTCTGTGATCCCCAAACCCTTGAGGCCGTTGACCTCATTGACGGACCCACCCTCATGGCCCTTGCCGTGAAGGTGGGCAGTACCCGGCTGATTGATAATCAGGTCTTACGGGTGGGGCTTGCATAA
- a CDS encoding YgaP family membrane protein: MSIERVVMAFAGTMILLSLILSWLHSGWWLLFTVFVGANLLQAAFTGFCPLAIVLGKLGMKPGTAFEKR, encoded by the coding sequence ATGAGCATTGAACGTGTGGTCATGGCCTTTGCCGGAACAATGATTCTGCTTTCCCTGATTCTTTCATGGCTGCATTCCGGATGGTGGCTGCTTTTTACCGTTTTTGTGGGAGCCAATCTGCTGCAGGCGGCCTTTACGGGTTTCTGTCCCCTTGCCATTGTTCTGGGTAAACTGGGCATGAAGCCGGGAACGGCCTTTGAAAAAAGGTAA
- the pstC gene encoding phosphate ABC transporter permease subunit PstC, with translation MAVLRNRTEKAIHWLFLGIATVSIGILVLIMFFLFHEGLPIFKTVTVQEFVLGHYWYPTDDPSDFGILPLIVASLFVTLLSAMISIPLGVMTAVYLSEIASRKVAEIVKPVVELLAALPSVVIGFFGMVLVGPFLQKTFGIPIGLNLFNASLMLAFMSVPTICSIAEDALYSVPDSLREASLALGATELETIVKVIVPAGLSGISTAIILGMSRAIGETMVVLMVAGGAAMLPGSIFDPVRPMPASIASEMAEAPFRGEHYHALFAIGIVLFLFTMAFNLVADQIAQRYRQSGEASL, from the coding sequence ATGGCAGTTTTACGCAATAGGACGGAAAAAGCGATTCACTGGCTTTTTTTGGGTATTGCCACGGTTTCCATCGGTATTCTTGTTTTGATTATGTTTTTTCTGTTCCATGAGGGCCTGCCCATTTTTAAGACCGTCACGGTGCAGGAGTTTGTTCTTGGCCATTACTGGTACCCGACCGATGATCCTTCGGATTTCGGTATACTTCCCCTCATTGTGGCCTCCCTCTTTGTTACTCTGCTTTCCGCTATGATTTCAATCCCCCTGGGGGTTATGACTGCTGTGTATCTTTCTGAAATTGCATCCAGAAAGGTTGCTGAAATTGTCAAGCCCGTTGTAGAGCTGCTGGCTGCTCTTCCCAGTGTGGTAATTGGTTTTTTCGGAATGGTGCTGGTGGGGCCTTTTCTTCAGAAAACTTTTGGTATTCCCATAGGTCTGAATCTTTTCAATGCCTCTTTGATGCTGGCCTTTATGTCTGTTCCCACCATTTGCTCCATCGCCGAAGATGCCCTGTATTCCGTTCCTGATTCCTTAAGGGAAGCATCTCTGGCCCTTGGGGCCACAGAGCTGGAGACCATTGTCAAGGTGATTGTTCCGGCAGGTCTTTCGGGTATCAGCACTGCCATTATTCTGGGCATGAGCCGGGCCATAGGTGAAACCATGGTGGTTCTCATGGTGGCTGGCGGGGCAGCCATGCTGCCGGGTTCCATCTTTGATCCGGTGCGGCCCATGCCGGCAAGTATTGCGTCAGAAATGGCCGAGGCTCCCTTCAGGGGAGAACATTATCACGCCCTTTTTGCCATTGGCATAGTGCTTTTTCTCTTTACCATGGCCTTTAACCTTGTGGCGGACCAGATTGCACAGCGTTACAGGCAGAGCGGGGAGGCTTCATTATGA
- a CDS encoding phosphate ABC transporter substrate-binding protein: MLRKAGLFFTALAFLCLGSGAAFAERLSINGSTTVLPAAQKLAEAFMKVRPDVTVSVAGGGSGNGIKAIVDGTTHVGNSSRFIRNSEVRMAVEKDTYPVPFRIGLDCIVPVVHPDNPVKDLSLDQLRDMYTGKIRNWKEVGGRDMRVVVISRDSSSGTFESWGDLVMNKQRVVPSALTVPSNGGLVQAVTTTPGAIGYIALGYVNKDVKMVSVDGVMGSEENTISGRYPISRPLFMFTRGWPEGVTLDFINFVFSKKGQEEVKASGSIPVY, from the coding sequence ATGCTGAGAAAAGCCGGTCTTTTTTTTACTGCCCTTGCCTTCCTTTGCTTGGGAAGTGGTGCAGCCTTTGCTGAAAGGCTTTCCATTAACGGTTCCACTACCGTATTGCCCGCAGCCCAGAAGCTTGCCGAAGCCTTTATGAAGGTCCGCCCCGATGTGACGGTTTCCGTTGCAGGCGGTGGTTCCGGTAATGGTATCAAAGCTATTGTTGATGGTACCACCCACGTTGGCAATTCCTCGCGTTTTATCAGAAACAGTGAAGTCAGGATGGCAGTGGAAAAGGATACCTATCCGGTTCCCTTCCGCATTGGTCTTGATTGTATCGTGCCCGTGGTTCACCCGGACAATCCCGTTAAAGATCTTTCTCTGGATCAGCTGAGGGATATGTACACGGGTAAAATCCGCAACTGGAAAGAAGTTGGTGGCAGGGATATGCGCGTGGTGGTTATTTCCAGGGACTCTTCATCAGGAACCTTTGAATCCTGGGGAGATCTTGTGATGAACAAGCAGCGCGTGGTGCCCAGTGCCCTGACGGTTCCTTCCAATGGAGGGCTGGTTCAGGCCGTTACCACAACACCCGGTGCCATTGGTTACATTGCTCTGGGTTATGTGAACAAGGATGTGAAGATGGTTTCTGTGGATGGGGTTATGGGCAGTGAGGAAAATACCATCAGCGGTCGCTATCCCATTTCAAGACCACTTTTCATGTTCACCAGGGGCTGGCCTGAAGGTGTGACGCTGGATTTCATTAATTTTGTTTTTTCCAAAAAGGGACAGGAAGAGGTTAAGGCTTCCGGCAGCATACCCGTTTACTGA
- the pstA gene encoding phosphate ABC transporter permease PstA gives MKDLSEESLSDENGGIKGIFEKGAGLGGRRRMQALWFGFFRGAALINGFALGLILFFMFSRGWQAISWEFLTQPPRDSMTAGGIFPCIIGTLGLALGAIAVALPIGVASAIYLNEYASSGKIMRIIRLGISNLAGVPSVVFGLFGLAFFCIILGMGVSLAAGALTLGAMTLPVIIGATEEALKSVPDTYREASLGLGATRWQTIWRVVLPSALPGILTGAILGISRAAGETAPIMFTAAVFFTPKIPSSIMDEVMALPYHIYVLATAGTSIEQTRPLQYGTALVLIALVLGMNLVAIIYRSKLRKKMR, from the coding sequence ATGAAAGATTTGTCTGAAGAGTCCCTTTCTGATGAAAACGGCGGGATAAAAGGGATCTTTGAGAAGGGTGCAGGCCTTGGTGGACGGCGCAGAATGCAGGCACTGTGGTTTGGTTTCTTCCGGGGCGCAGCCCTCATCAATGGCTTTGCCCTTGGTCTCATTCTTTTTTTCATGTTTTCCCGGGGATGGCAGGCCATTTCATGGGAGTTTCTCACCCAGCCTCCCAGGGACTCCATGACAGCGGGGGGCATTTTTCCCTGCATAATAGGTACCCTTGGTCTTGCTCTGGGGGCCATTGCCGTGGCACTGCCCATCGGCGTGGCCTCAGCCATCTATCTCAATGAATATGCCAGCTCAGGGAAAATCATGCGGATCATTCGCCTGGGCATCAGTAACCTTGCAGGTGTTCCTTCTGTGGTTTTCGGGCTTTTCGGCCTGGCTTTCTTCTGTATCATCCTTGGTATGGGAGTAAGCCTTGCTGCGGGGGCGCTTACCCTTGGTGCCATGACATTGCCGGTGATCATTGGTGCCACGGAAGAAGCCCTGAAATCCGTTCCGGATACCTACAGGGAAGCTTCTCTGGGGCTGGGAGCCACCCGGTGGCAGACCATCTGGCGGGTGGTCCTGCCTTCTGCCCTGCCGGGAATTCTCACAGGAGCAATTCTTGGGATCAGCCGGGCTGCCGGGGAAACGGCTCCCATTATGTTCACCGCAGCGGTTTTCTTTACTCCGAAGATTCCTTCTTCCATCATGGATGAGGTCATGGCTCTGCCCTATCATATTTATGTTCTGGCAACGGCTGGCACCAGTATAGAGCAGACCAGACCCCTGCAGTATGGAACGGCCCTTGTGCTCATTGCCCTTGTATTGGGCATGAATCTGGTGGCGATTATTTACCGTTCAAAGCTGCGTAAGAAAATGCGTTAA
- the metK gene encoding methionine adenosyltransferase — translation MSKERMLFTSESVTEGHPDKVADAISDAILDAIMAQDTRCRVACETLVTTGMAIIAGEITTSCYVDMPQIVRNTIREIGYNSSDMGFDWQTCAVMTSIDQQSPDIAQGVDRESEDEQGAGDQGLMFGFACNDTPELMPAPIMMAHQLTRRLAAVRKESTIDFLRPDGKAQVTVEYEGCRPLRVDAVVLSTQHAPDVPYAVLKEAVMEEVIRSVIPAHMLDEKTKYYINPTGKFVIGGPMGDCGLTGRKIIVDTYGGQGSHGGGCFSGKDPSKVDRSASYMGRYIAKNIVAAGLADKCEIQVAYAIGVADPVSVLVNSYGTGKVSDMRLAEIVRAVFNLRPAAIVRQLNLLQPIYRQTSAYGHFGRNERPGFTWEEIDKVEALKAVAGI, via the coding sequence ATGAGTAAGGAACGTATGCTGTTTACATCGGAGTCCGTGACCGAAGGTCATCCTGACAAGGTGGCTGATGCCATCTCCGATGCCATTCTTGATGCCATTATGGCCCAGGACACCCGCTGCCGTGTGGCCTGTGAAACCCTTGTCACAACGGGAATGGCCATCATTGCCGGGGAAATTACCACATCCTGCTATGTGGATATGCCCCAGATCGTTCGCAATACCATCCGGGAGATCGGCTACAATTCCTCGGATATGGGCTTTGACTGGCAGACCTGTGCCGTCATGACCAGTATTGATCAGCAGTCTCCGGACATTGCCCAGGGCGTGGACCGGGAAAGTGAAGACGAGCAGGGTGCCGGGGATCAGGGCCTTATGTTCGGTTTTGCCTGCAATGATACACCTGAGCTGATGCCTGCTCCCATCATGATGGCCCATCAGCTGACCCGCAGGCTGGCTGCCGTACGCAAGGAAAGCACCATAGATTTTCTTCGTCCTGATGGTAAAGCCCAGGTTACTGTGGAGTATGAGGGATGCAGGCCTTTGCGTGTGGATGCGGTGGTGCTTTCCACCCAGCATGCGCCTGATGTGCCCTATGCGGTACTGAAGGAAGCGGTGATGGAAGAGGTGATCCGTTCCGTGATTCCGGCCCATATGCTGGATGAAAAAACCAAGTATTATATTAATCCCACGGGTAAGTTTGTGATTGGTGGACCCATGGGAGACTGCGGTCTTACGGGCCGGAAGATCATTGTGGATACCTATGGTGGACAGGGAAGCCATGGGGGAGGGTGCTTTTCCGGCAAGGATCCTTCCAAGGTGGATCGAAGTGCTTCCTACATGGGGCGTTATATAGCTAAAAATATTGTGGCTGCGGGTCTTGCGGATAAGTGCGAGATTCAGGTGGCCTATGCCATCGGTGTGGCGGATCCGGTTTCCGTTCTGGTGAACTCCTACGGAACGGGCAAGGTGTCTGATATGCGTCTGGCAGAGATTGTACGCGCCGTATTTAATCTGCGTCCTGCTGCCATTGTGCGTCAGCTGAATCTGCTTCAGCCCATTTACCGCCAGACCTCAGCCTATGGTCACTTTGGCCGGAATGAGCGGCCCGGCTTCACCTGGGAGGAAATCGATAAGGTGGAAGCCCTGAAGGCGGTAGCCGGTATCTGA
- the phoU gene encoding phosphate signaling complex protein PhoU: MGLFLHHELERLKKNLLSLGTLVEDRVHTACASIAAMDSEMARFVVEADHEIDDMEVEVEEECLKIIALYQPVAVDLRFLVCVIKINNDLERIGDLAVNIGRRVMTMAARRAMPFYDYSEMSAKVGLMLKKSLDAFVNMDASLANSVRAMDDEVDAMNTAVYGRVKERIRENPDDVAYLINMFLISRHLERMADHATNIAEEVIYVIEGQIVRHSQIKV, translated from the coding sequence ATGGGATTATTTCTGCATCATGAACTGGAACGTCTGAAAAAAAATCTTCTGTCTCTGGGAACCCTGGTGGAAGACCGGGTGCATACGGCCTGTGCTTCCATTGCGGCCATGGATTCTGAGATGGCAAGGTTTGTCGTGGAGGCGGATCATGAAATTGATGATATGGAAGTTGAGGTAGAAGAGGAGTGTCTTAAGATCATAGCTTTGTATCAGCCAGTTGCCGTGGATCTGCGCTTTCTTGTCTGCGTGATTAAAATAAATAATGATCTGGAGCGTATCGGAGATCTGGCCGTCAATATAGGCAGAAGGGTTATGACCATGGCAGCCAGAAGAGCCATGCCCTTTTATGATTATTCAGAAATGTCTGCCAAGGTTGGGCTGATGCTTAAAAAAAGTCTGGACGCCTTTGTCAATATGGATGCCTCCCTTGCCAATTCCGTTCGTGCCATGGATGATGAGGTGGACGCCATGAATACGGCGGTTTATGGCCGGGTGAAGGAGCGGATTCGGGAAAATCCTGATGATGTTGCCTATCTCATCAATATGTTTCTGATTTCACGTCATCTGGAGCGCATGGCGGACCATGCCACAAACATTGCCGAAGAGGTGATTTATGTGATTGAAGGGCAGATTGTCCGCCACAGCCAGATTAAGGTATGA